From a single Salvelinus fontinalis isolate EN_2023a unplaced genomic scaffold, ASM2944872v1 scaffold_0770, whole genome shotgun sequence genomic region:
- the LOC129847310 gene encoding eukaryotic translation initiation factor 2 subunit 1-like, which translates to MTTTTLERTEGLSVLNQAMAAIKEKIEEKRGVFNIQMEAKVVTDIDETELARQLEQLERENAEVDGDDEDGEMEAKAED; encoded by the exons ATGACCACCACCACACTGGAGCGCACAGAGGGTCTCTCTGTCCTCAACCAGGCCATGGCTGCCATCAAAGAGAAGATTGAGGAGAAGCGAGGAGTGTTTAACATCCAGATGGAG GCGAAGGTTGTGACCGACATAGATGAGACAGAGCTGGCGCGCCAGCTGgagcaactggagagagagaacgctGAGGTGGACGGAGATGacgaggatggagagatggaggccaAGGCAGAGGACTAA